One Deltaproteobacteria bacterium genomic window, CATGGCCTATGTTCAGGGCCTGAACTTCGCCACCACTCTTGCCTATCTGGCCTCGGCACCCCAGGACATGGACATCGCCAAATTTCTCACCCCGTCCTTTGAGCGTCGCCTGGAGGCGGCCCGAACCATGTGCACCAGCGACGCTGGTATGTTCGCCTCCATGTGCGAGGCCAATCCAGCCATGGGTGAGATCCTCAGAAATTTCCGTTCGTTCTTGAACATCGCCGCCGGCGGCGACCTCGATCTCCTCTCGAAGCGGGCCGGATGGTGGTGGCAAAGAAATAATGACGACGGGGAACCCGAATAGACAGGCCGATGTACATCGGCCGAATGCTTACCAGGCCGGGTTCCCCCAGGGAATCCGGCTTTTTTTCAACCAAGGAGAACTTACATGATCACGCTGAAACAATACGGTCGCTGGTACATGGCCGACACTCAGACCCCCATCAGCCTTTTTCTGGGCATCGTCGGCCAGGGCGAGGGCATCCTTCTCGAAAGCTCCGAGGTCGACGGACGACTGGGCCGCTACAGTCTTCTGGCCTGGGACTTCCGCCTTGTCCTGTCCTGTGAGCGGGGGACGCTCCGGGTCCTCCCCAGGGATGCGGCCCTCGACCCCCTGCTTGAATTCGACGGCGCCCCGTTCATGGACGGGCTCCGTCAGGCCATGGCCGCTCTGACCATCGTGCCCGAGAGCGGATTCGCCGAGCTGCCGCCCATGACCCGGTCCCTGTGCGGTTACCTCGGCTATGGACTGTGCAGCCATTTCGAGCCCTGCCTGGCCCAGGCCGTTGACCCGGCCCAGGCCGAGACGACCCTGGTCCTGCCCGGCCAAGCCATCGTCTTCGACCATCTCTTCCACCGCTGCGCCTACCTGAGCCTCGACCCGGACTCGACCCCGAAAATGACCCCGACCCAGTCGGGAAGCCGCTGCCACGTGGGCCCCATCTCCTCATCCCCGGACAAGGGCACCTACACGAAGGCCGTGGTCAGGGCCCGGGAGGCCATCTGCCAGGGTGAGGCCATCCAGGTCGTCCTCTCAACCCGGTTCAGCGCTGACTTCTCCGGCGACCCCTTCGAGCTCTACCGTCGTCTGCGCATGATCAATCCCTCA contains:
- a CDS encoding anthranilate synthase component I family protein, which codes for MITLKQYGRWYMADTQTPISLFLGIVGQGEGILLESSEVDGRLGRYSLLAWDFRLVLSCERGTLRVLPRDAALDPLLEFDGAPFMDGLRQAMAALTIVPESGFAELPPMTRSLCGYLGYGLCSHFEPCLAQAVDPAQAETTLVLPGQAIVFDHLFHRCAYLSLDPDSTPKMTPTQSGSRCHVGPISSSPDKGTYTKAVVRAREAICQGEAIQVVLSTRFSADFSGDPFELYRRLRMINPSPYTFFMSLPGIQLLGSSPELLVRCRDGRLQLRPIAGTRPRGQDEVQDGHLAQELLADPKERAEHVMLVDLGRNDLGRLARPGTVSVDKFMVVERFSHVMHLTSYLSAEIMKDRDHLDILAAVFPAGTVSGAPKIRAMEIIAELENMDRGPYAGAIGWLGLDKDAVQMDTGITIRSMWIRDGRLHWQAGAGIVMDSDPEKEWQECNNKARAVAQAITSREAGDDFTY